One segment of Nostoc piscinale CENA21 DNA contains the following:
- a CDS encoding cupin domain-containing protein: protein MTDEQHSLLKATDINSMEPFEFHHPLNPNSEIYLRFLGRAVGLKRIGVTIACVPPGKESFIYHAHQNEEEWVYILSGRGIAEIGDQSYEVEPGDFMGFGLPQQPHHLRNPFNEDLVYLMGGEAGGLDVAVFPRLGKRVIRDSESAYIFDESALQLFWSSKQSAEN from the coding sequence GTGACTGATGAACAACATTCTCTGCTGAAAGCAACAGACATTAATTCAATGGAGCCATTTGAGTTTCATCATCCGCTCAATCCCAATTCAGAAATTTATTTAAGGTTCCTTGGGCGTGCTGTCGGTCTTAAACGCATTGGTGTAACGATCGCTTGTGTACCTCCGGGTAAGGAATCTTTCATTTATCACGCTCACCAGAATGAAGAAGAATGGGTTTACATCTTGTCAGGTCGAGGTATTGCGGAAATTGGAGATCAGTCATACGAAGTTGAACCAGGAGACTTTATGGGATTTGGACTACCCCAACAACCCCATCATCTTCGTAACCCATTCAATGAAGACCTTGTATACCTGATGGGTGGAGAAGCAGGAGGTTTAGATGTCGCTGTTTTTCCTCGGCTTGGTAAACGAGTGATTAGGGATAGTGAGTCAGCTTATATATTTGATGAGTCAGCACTTCAACTTTTTTGGAGTAGTAAACAATCTGCTGAGAATTGA
- the devC gene encoding ABC transporter permease DevC: MLGIIKHIQRRTPLGWLQLSHEKSRLLVALSGIAFADVLMFMQLGFERALYDSNTRLHRSLQADIVLLSPQARNLQSMSSFSRRRLYQAMDVPGVESAEPMYFSNSIWKNPQTHRETGVLVIGFNPNKPAFDLPDVNQQLQTITLPDNVLFDRGARGDYQKAIAQIDQGKILTTEMERRTIRISGLFQVGASFGADGSLMTSDQNFLRIFPRRQSSSISLGLIKIKPGYEPKQVAMALKSHLRDDVQVLTHAEFIEFENNFWRTNSPIGFIFSLGVSMGFVVGVIIVYQVLSADVNAHIREYATFKAIGYRNYYLLGVIFEEALILALLGFIPGVAVSLGLYQLTRAATNLPMYMTLMRGLQVIILTFIMCAISGAIATRKLQSADPADMF, encoded by the coding sequence ATGCTGGGAATAATCAAACACATACAGCGACGCACACCTTTAGGATGGCTGCAACTGAGTCATGAAAAAAGTCGGCTGTTGGTAGCATTATCGGGTATTGCCTTTGCTGATGTGCTGATGTTTATGCAGCTTGGCTTTGAGAGGGCATTGTATGACAGCAATACAAGACTGCATCGCAGTTTACAAGCAGATATTGTCTTACTTAGTCCGCAAGCCCGTAACTTGCAAAGTATGTCTTCGTTTTCGCGGCGACGCTTGTATCAAGCGATGGATGTACCAGGGGTTGAGTCAGCCGAACCAATGTATTTTAGTAACAGTATTTGGAAAAATCCCCAAACGCACCGTGAGACGGGGGTGTTAGTGATTGGGTTTAATCCTAATAAACCAGCCTTTGATTTACCCGATGTCAACCAACAATTACAAACCATCACCTTACCTGATAACGTACTATTTGACCGTGGTGCGAGAGGTGATTACCAAAAAGCGATCGCCCAAATTGATCAAGGCAAAATTCTCACCACAGAAATGGAACGACGCACAATTAGAATTAGTGGATTATTTCAAGTTGGTGCGTCTTTTGGGGCGGATGGTAGCTTGATGACTAGCGACCAAAACTTTTTGCGGATATTTCCGCGGCGACAGTCCAGTAGTATTAGTTTGGGTTTAATTAAAATCAAACCCGGCTATGAACCGAAACAAGTAGCAATGGCATTGAAATCACACCTGCGAGATGATGTCCAAGTGCTAACACATGCCGAATTTATTGAATTTGAAAATAACTTTTGGCGAACCAATTCACCCATTGGATTTATTTTTAGTCTGGGTGTATCAATGGGGTTTGTGGTGGGAGTAATTATTGTTTACCAAGTTCTTTCTGCTGATGTGAATGCCCATATCAGAGAATATGCCACATTTAAAGCGATTGGCTACCGCAATTACTATTTACTTGGTGTAATTTTTGAAGAGGCATTAATCTTAGCATTACTTGGCTTTATTCCCGGAGTTGCAGTGTCTCTAGGACTTTATCAACTAACTCGCGCTGCGACCAATTTACCAATGTATATGACTTTAATGCGGGGATTGCAAGTAATAATTCTCACTTTTATTATGTGTGCAATTTCTGGGGCGATCGCTACTCGTAAACTCCAATCTGCCGACCCTGCGGATATGTTTTAA
- a CDS encoding DevA family ABC transporter ATP-binding protein, protein MTHKPIIAIKNLNHYFGHGPLRKQVLFKINLEINAGEIIILTGPSGSGKTTLLTVVGGLRSPQFGSLQVLGQELCGATADQLVKTRRHNGYIFQAHNLHGSLTAVQNVKVGLELHTHISSQEMQTRSIQMLEQVGLGNHLHYYPDKLSGGQKQRVAIARALVSYPKIVLADEPTAALDSQSGRDVVNLMQKLAKEQGCTILMVTHDHRILDIADRIVQMEDGKLVQAVKR, encoded by the coding sequence ATGACTCATAAACCCATTATTGCTATTAAAAATCTCAATCACTACTTTGGTCATGGGCCACTACGTAAGCAAGTCTTGTTTAAAATCAACTTAGAAATTAATGCTGGTGAAATTATTATTTTGACAGGCCCTTCTGGTTCTGGTAAAACTACTTTATTGACTGTAGTTGGCGGGTTACGCTCCCCACAATTTGGCAGCTTACAAGTTTTAGGACAAGAACTTTGTGGTGCGACAGCAGACCAACTAGTTAAAACCCGCCGCCATAACGGTTATATTTTTCAAGCACACAACCTACATGGTAGTTTGACAGCAGTGCAGAATGTCAAAGTTGGTTTAGAATTACACACCCATATTAGTTCCCAAGAAATGCAAACTCGCTCAATTCAGATGTTAGAGCAAGTTGGTTTGGGAAATCACTTACATTACTATCCCGATAAATTATCAGGTGGACAAAAACAACGAGTTGCGATCGCCCGCGCCTTGGTGAGTTACCCCAAAATTGTTTTAGCCGATGAACCGACAGCCGCCCTTGATAGCCAATCTGGCAGAGATGTTGTGAACCTGATGCAAAAACTTGCTAAAGAACAAGGCTGTACCATCCTGATGGTGACACACGACCATCGAATTTTAGACATAGCAGATCGCATTGTACAGATGGAAGATGGCAAGTTAGTGCAAGCGGTCAAGAGATAA
- a CDS encoding DUF1995 family protein — MTQLPDSLEDAIAQAREATKAALADGYNRVQVDLLFPELKQMLVAEQFLPLFAEYESRLKVFFADAGGAALARRDWVDAPFQILDIGTGRAVSIQSKIQPEDEIFLFVSPTAVEIPQLEKVCEIIGDRPLVMLNPRLEDSGTVGIGYAARQVRQRFLNTIESCYYLRPVDETTAVFRCYPGQWEVLVQQGENWEIIAELPKKPSGDDIDYLLMQGRSQGSSDAAPVKKPSMFKSLQRFIKALSS; from the coding sequence ATGACTCAACTTCCTGACAGTCTTGAAGATGCGATCGCCCAAGCCCGCGAAGCTACAAAAGCCGCTTTAGCAGATGGTTACAATCGTGTACAAGTTGATTTGCTGTTCCCAGAACTCAAACAAATGCTTGTAGCAGAACAATTTCTACCGCTATTTGCTGAATATGAGTCGCGGTTGAAAGTGTTCTTTGCTGATGCTGGCGGTGCAGCCTTAGCCCGTCGTGATTGGGTAGATGCACCATTCCAAATTCTGGATATTGGTACAGGTAGGGCTGTTTCGATTCAATCTAAAATTCAGCCAGAAGACGAAATTTTCTTATTTGTTTCCCCCACTGCTGTGGAAATTCCCCAACTAGAAAAAGTTTGTGAAATTATTGGCGATCGCCCATTGGTAATGTTAAACCCACGCTTAGAAGATTCTGGGACTGTGGGTATTGGTTATGCAGCCAGACAAGTCCGCCAAAGGTTTCTCAATACAATTGAATCTTGTTATTACCTACGCCCAGTTGATGAAACCACGGCTGTATTTCGCTGCTATCCCGGACAGTGGGAAGTTTTGGTACAACAAGGCGAAAATTGGGAAATAATTGCCGAATTACCCAAAAAACCATCGGGCGATGATATAGATTATCTTCTCATGCAGGGGCGATCGCAGGGTTCAAGTGACGCTGCACCTGTGAAAAAGCCTAGTATGTTTAAGAGTTTGCAACGGTTTATCAAAGCTTTGAGTAGTTAG
- a CDS encoding DUF29 domain-containing protein: MDWENLIEEVADMGRSERRSLKSNLIVILVHLLKWQFQPEHRSGSWEASIIEHRRRVNEALHESPSLNSYIDSIFTECYSQAIKQAKAETGLPIESFPSICPYKILDVINDEYLPE; encoded by the coding sequence GTGGACTGGGAAAACCTCATTGAAGAAGTTGCGGATATGGGAAGGAGTGAGCGTCGTAGCCTCAAAAGTAATCTGATTGTGATTCTGGTGCATTTACTAAAATGGCAATTTCAGCCTGAACACAGAAGCGGTAGTTGGGAAGCAAGCATCATTGAGCATCGTAGACGTGTAAATGAAGCTCTACATGAATCGCCTAGTCTTAACTCTTATATTGACAGCATCTTTACAGAGTGTTATTCACAAGCTATTAAGCAGGCAAAAGCCGAAACTGGTTTGCCTATAGAATCTTTTCCTAGTATCTGCCCTTACAAAATACTAGATGTGATCAATGATGAGTATTTACCTGAGTAA
- a CDS encoding MIP/aquaporin family protein, with amino-acid sequence MNSGLAKSLAHCWREALAEAIGTFILVFAGTGAVMVNSISQNAVSHLGISFVFGAVVAALIYALGHLSGAHFNPAVTLAFWTSGFLPKCRVLPYILAQLGGAIAASALLVISLGKVGNLGATLPLNNNWMQALILEFVLTFILMLIIFGSGLDRRAHIGFAGLAIGLTVAVEAAFMGPITGASMNPARSFAPAFVGGIWQHHWVYWIAPILGAQLAVVVYRLLSNGFQDCRK; translated from the coding sequence ATGAACTCAGGTTTAGCAAAATCGTTGGCGCATTGCTGGCGAGAAGCTTTAGCGGAAGCAATTGGAACTTTTATTTTGGTGTTTGCAGGTACTGGTGCAGTGATGGTGAACAGCATCAGTCAAAATGCTGTGTCACATTTAGGTATTAGTTTTGTGTTTGGTGCTGTGGTAGCGGCGTTAATTTATGCTTTAGGACATTTGAGTGGCGCACATTTTAATCCAGCCGTGACGCTGGCTTTTTGGACGAGTGGTTTTTTGCCAAAATGTCGAGTACTACCTTATATTTTGGCACAGTTAGGAGGAGCGATCGCAGCTTCAGCTTTACTAGTAATTAGCTTAGGAAAAGTTGGCAATTTAGGTGCAACTTTACCACTGAATAATAATTGGATGCAGGCTTTAATATTAGAGTTTGTGTTGACTTTTATTTTGATGCTGATTATTTTCGGTTCAGGATTAGATAGACGCGCACACATAGGTTTTGCTGGATTAGCAATTGGTTTAACTGTAGCAGTAGAAGCTGCATTTATGGGGCCAATTACTGGTGCAAGTATGAATCCCGCGCGTTCATTTGCACCAGCATTTGTCGGCGGAATTTGGCAGCATCACTGGGTTTATTGGATAGCACCAATTTTAGGAGCGCAATTAGCAGTAGTAGTATATCGGCTACTTTCCAACGGCTTTCAGGATTGTAGAAAGTGA